A region from the Gossypium hirsutum isolate 1008001.06 chromosome A08, Gossypium_hirsutum_v2.1, whole genome shotgun sequence genome encodes:
- the LOC121204760 gene encoding histone H3.2 → MARTKQTARKSTGGKAPRKQLATKAARKSAPATGGVKKPHRFRPGTVALREIRKYQKSTELLIRKLPFQRLVREIAQDFKTDLRFQSSAVAALQEAAEAYLVGLFEDTNLCAIHAKRVTIMPKDIQLARRIRGERA, encoded by the coding sequence ATGGCCCGTACAAAGCAAACAGCTAGGAAGTCGACCGGTGGAAAAGCTCCAAGGAAGCAGCTAGCCACGAAGGCCGCCCGTAAGTCTGCTCCGGCGACCGGCGGAGTGAAGAAGCCTCACCGTTTCAGGCCAGGAACCGTGGCTTTGAGAGAGATCCGTAAGTACCAGAAGAGCACCGAATTGTTGATCAGGAAGCTTCCTTTCCAGAGGCTGGTGAGGGAAATCGCTCAAGATTTCAAGACTGATTTAAGGTTCCAAAGCAGCGCCGTCGCTGCTCTTCAAGAAGCTGCGGAGGCTTATCTCGTCGGATTGTTTGAAGACACTAACCTTTGTGCAATTCATGCTAAGAGGGTTACTATCATGCCCAAGGATATCCAGCTTGCTAGGAGGATCAGAGGTGAAAGAGCTTAG
- the LOC121204759 gene encoding histone H3.2, translating to MARTKQTARKSTGGKAPRKQLATKAARKSAPATGGVKKPHRFRPGTVALREIRKYQKSTELLIRKLPFQRLVREIAQDFKTDLRFQSSAVAALQEAAEAYLVGLFEDTNLCAIHAKRVTIMPKDIQLARRIRGERA from the coding sequence ATGGCTCGTACCAAGCAAACAGCTAGGAAATCAACCGGAGGAAAAGCTCCGAGGAAGCAGCTAGCAACAAAGGCCGCGCGTAAGTCCGCTCCGGCGACCGGTGGAGTGAAGAAGCCTCACCGTTTCAGGCCAGGAACTGTTGCTTTGAGAGAGATCCGTAAGTATCAGAAGAGCACTGAGCTGTTGATCAGGAAGCTTCCTTTCCAGAGGTTGGTGAGGGAAATCGCGCAAGATTTCAAGACCGATCTGAGGTTCCAAAGCAGCGCCGTCGCTGCTCTTCAAGAAGCGGCGGAGGCTTATCTCGTCGGACTGTTTGAAGACACTAATTTGTGTGCAATACATGCCAAGAGAGTTACAATCATGCCTAAGGATATCCAACTTGCTAGGAGGATTAGAGGTGAGAGAGCTTAG